The window CAGCGTCCGCGCCCGCATCGTGGTGATCCTCGCCGGGACCGCGGCGACCACCGCGCTGCTCGGCATGGTCACCACCGCCACCGCGGTGATCGCGGCGGCAATCGGCGCGGGACTGGTGCGTGGATTGTTCACCCTGATCCAGGCCACCGCCATCACCGACCGGTGGGGATCGGCCCATTACGGCCGTCTCGGCGGGCTGATGTCCGCCCCCATCGTCGTGGTCATGGCGCTGGCGCCGTGGGCGGGAACCGTGCTGGCGACGGCCACCGGCAGTTACGCCACCGCCTACCTCGTCCTCGCCGTCGTCGCCGCGCTCGCCGCCGTCATCGCGGTCGCGTCCGTGCCGCGCCTGCTCGCCCGTGTCTCCTCTACCGAAGGAACCTCATGACCGACTATGACGCCGTCGTCATCGGCGGTGGCCAGTCCGGCCTCGCCGCCGCCCACGCCCTCTCCACCCGCGGCCTGCGCACCGGACTGCTCGAAGCCGGCGACGAACCCGTCGGGGCCTGGCCGCACTACTACGACAGCCTCACCCTGTTCTCGCCGGCGAAATACAGCGCCCTACCGGGCCTGGCGTTTCCCGGCGACCCGCAGCGCTATCCGCGGCGCGACGAGGTGATCGACTACCTGCGCCGCTGCGCCGCCGGGCTCGACGTCGACATCGTGACCGGCTCCCGCGTCGAGACCGTCACCTGCGACACGGGCGTCTACACCGCCCACACCACCACCGGGAGCAGTGTCACCGCGCCGATCCTGATGGCGGCCACCGGCTACTTCGGATCCCCGAACACCCCGCCGCTGCCGGGTCTGGACACGTTCGGCGGCACCGTGCTGCACACGAGCGACTACCGCGGCCCCGCTGCGCTGGCCGGGCAGAACATCATCGTGGTCGGTGCCGGTAACTCGGCGGTGCAGATCGCCACCGAACTCGCAGAGGTCGCTATTGTCACCCTGGCCAGCCGTCGCCCGCCGAAGTTCATGCCGCAGCGGCCTTTCGGCCGTGATGTGCACTTCTGGCTGACGGTCACCGGGTTCGATCGTGCTCCTCTCGGGCCGCTGCTGCGCACCCCGCCGACCCAGCAGGTGCTCGACACCGGCCGTTACCGCCGCGCCCTTGCCAGCGACAACCCGCAGCCGCGGCCGCTGTTCACCGGTCTCGACGGCGACCGTGTCACCTGGCCCGACGGCGCCACCACCACTGCCGACACTCTCGTGCTGGGCACCGGCTATCGCCCGCACCTGCCGTATCTGACCGGCCTCGGCGCTCTCGACGGCAGCGACCGGCCTCTCCACCGGCAGGGCGTCTCGACCACCCACGCCGGTCTCGGGTATGTCGGTCTCGAATGGCAACGTAGCCTGTCGTCGGCGTCGCTGCGGGGTGTCGGCCGCGACGCCGATCGGGTCGCCGGCCGTGTGGTCGCTGCCGCTCGGGCCCGCCGCGCACTGCCGATCGGTCCCTGACTAGCGCTGCGTCCACACGTGGCCGGGCAATGGTGACATCGTGGAAGGCACCCCGCTCGCCCCCTCTGGGGGCGGGTTTACCTTTTTCTCGTGCGTTCCGTCGCAGGGCCGGGGCAGTGGGCGGCGTGTCTGCCGTCCACTGACGGCATCCGCCGTTTACCATCTACCCAATGAGAACCCGCGTCGTCGAACGGGTTCCGCCCGACACGACCGCGGGAGCGGCGCTGATGGACATGGACGGACAGTTACATCAACTGGCGTGGCAACTCCAGCACAACGGACACGACTGGAGTGAGATCGCTGCTGAACTCGGCTGCGACGAGACTGTCGCCCGAGCCATGGCCGACCGGTACCTCGCCGACTCCGAGTCTCGAGCACAGAAGGACCAGTTCTCGCTGTTCGATCTCTGAGTGGCGTACGTCATTCCGAGATTTCTGCTGCTACACCAGCCGTCCGGTGCTCCGCGACACGACAATCCACAAACCCACTGCAGGGCAGAAGTTCCCGAAGTGCGTCTCGAGCGTCGATATTGCACGGTGAAGCCCACCAGGTGGTGCGAAATCATGGTTGCGACGCCCGGGCTGCGCTGGGCTGATCCGCCCGGTACCAGTCCCGGCCGATCTCGCCGAACTGGGCACAGGATACACAACAACTGACGCCGTACAAGCCTCTGACCAGCGCACACCGGAGTAGAGGGTAGATAACGAACGGGCACCGACTGGGGCCACACCGGGTGGTCGTGGGATGGACACCGTGCACCTGCGCGACGGCACTGCGCCCCTCCGGGCCACCGGACACCGCACCTACCTGTGCAGCGTCTGCGATGCGGAGATCCTCATTCCACCCCATACGGGGCCACCGTTCTCCGGGGTGCAGTGGCCACCGCGACAGACACAGGAACAGCCGCGGCCGGCTCTTCAGGTAAGTGAGCCGGCCGGATCGCAGACGCGGTGACCCGGCAGGACCCAGAAAATTAGCTTCGCTGAAATTATAGTGTGAACTGGGAAAACGGCACGTCCCGTTCTGTCGTGTCGATCGGAGAAGCACCACCACGAAGCCCGGCGACCAGAGGAAGGTCAGCGCACGCGGCACGTTCGTGTTCACCGTCAAAGACATCGATGAGGACACCGGCCTGGCCATGATCGAGGTCAACGCCGACAGCCCGCTCACGTACCCGCGGCCGGCGCGTCTGACCGATCTCGTGCCCGTCGAGGACTGACTGCGAGAGCTCTTCCTCCTGCCGGTCGCTTCCGCTTCACCTGTTTGGTACCGATACGCGTTTCCGCTACGGTGACCGCTGCAATCACCCGAGTTCCCCGACAGGTGAGTGATTCCCTGACGGGTCGAAGGATGGTCCCCGGCGCCCCCCGCCGGGGACCATCACCTTTTCTGCTGCTGGGCTGCGTGCAGCGGACGACACCATGGCTACTCTCGGCGCGTGGAGGACAGGACGCGAGCTATCGGCGATGCCGCCGATGCGATGACCGACGAGGAGCTCGAAACCGCGATCGCGGCACTGCACGCCCGTGAGCGGGAACTTCTCGTCGCCGGGGACAAGCGAAGCGGCGTTCGATCTGATGGGGGACGAAGTTCGTGCTGCTCTCCACGCTAGAGGTCGGCGGAGGTAGCCGACTTTCGTACGCATTCTGTTTTTCTTGCTTTTCTGTCTGCTGCGGTATTCGTATAGCGGTCTGCGGAGCAGATTCGTACAGGGCCACTGCGCGCCGACATATCCCTCTCGGTGGCCGTTCAGGGTTCAGCGCGGCGCAGCCGCTTTCGATCATGAGCTCACGCGGGCCACCCGGGCGCGGTAGTCGTGACCGGCGGCGCGCAGTGCGGCGGCGAGTTCCGTTCGCGTGACTCGCTGTGCCATCAGCTCTGTGGCGTTGCTGTCGGTGATCGGGTGGGGGTGCGGACGACGGCGGCGTAGCGGATGCGTTCTTCGAGCTCGTCCGGTTCGTGGGCCGGCTGGTTATCGAGGTATGAGCTGGTGATGACCTCGATGGGGGCCGTGCTCCTGGGCGATCTGGCGGGCGCTGGCGGTGAATGCGGAGATATAGGCGGCGCGGTCGCTGTCTTCGAGTTCGTCGACGGCGAGCTGTTCGTCGGCCAGGGCATCCGACTCGCCGCTCTCGTCATCCACCTCGAGCATGCGCCCGTTGATCTCGTCGAATGCCTCTTGTGCAAGATCGACCAACCCGAAGCGGTCCCATTCTTCGTCGATGTCGAGCGGGACGCGCACCGGCTCGGTACGTCGCGCAGGAAGATCCTCTTCCGCTGCGGCACCGGTGATGAGCCGGTGGATCAGGTCGGCCTCCCACGAGGTTGGCCTGCCGCGGAGCAATCCTTCGACCGATCCCATGTTGGCGGCGACAACGACCAGAATGTCGGCGAGGGTATCGGCGAAGTCGACCTGTGAGCCGTCGCTGCGGGCGCTTCGGGCGATGGCGGTCAGAGCGTCTATGGCGGCCGCTTTGGTCTGCGGGTCGATTCCGGTGATCGAGGGCCGCCGCTTCCCAGCACGGGCCGGCGGTGCGGTGGGGGTGCTGGTGGCGCTTTCGGAGACGGCCCGAAGTGCGTCGGGAAAGGTGGTGCCGGGGTGCGCGGCTTGGTACGCGCGGGCGGCCTTCTTGCGGGCAGAGTTCTTCGTCATGGCGTCTTCCGTTCACAGCATGCGTGATGGCTGCCCGCATCGGTCATCACTGGTGGACGACGGTAGGCGCAGATGGTTGCAGATCCGGGGGACCTTGCCCTCGCAATGCTGGCCGTGGTGATGCGGGCACCAATGGCAGCGTCGGGGTCAGCCGTGCAACGCGGCTCTACGCCAGTAATAACACGGCTGCCCGACACCTTCGCCCCTCGTCGGTCCTATAGCTGCGGCCCGAGGTGCAGATCGGGTGTGGATGGTTGGTGTTCATGTATGGCCGGAGGTCGGCTGTTCGGTTGTGGTGGTGTGTGGTGGACCTGCGGTGGTCCGTGGAGGGCCTTCACTGTTGAGAGCGAACTCTGCTCCTCCCCTACCTCGTCGGCATGCGTGAGATTCCGGTGCGGCTCGCCGTCGGCGGGATTCGGTTTCGCTGCCTCTGGGGCATCGTCGGTCCTGGTCGACGTGGCGTGACGGGGTTCCTCGGCCACCGGGATTGCGGTGGTCAGCGGCTCGTAGGTCTCGTTGCGTTCCGGGGAATTCTCCAGCAGGGCGTAGCTGCGGTGGGCCAGCACATCCCAGTGCTTCTCGTACCGTTGCGCGGCGTCGACCGTGCCGAGGTCCGGGGCGGCGGCGGGGAGCTCGGTGGTGATGGCACGGGCGAGTTCGGCGGCGAAGGCTTCCCGGCCGGCAACTCGCATAGCGTCCTCGAGGGCCGGGTCCGGTTCGATGCCTTCGGGGGGATCATCGTGGTAGTTCGCTGCGTGGGTGGCGGCACGGAGCGCTTCGGGGTCGATGGTGCGCCAGTCGATCGTGCGGTCGGGGCGGTCGTGGACGAGCTGGTCGGTCATGAGTACGACGGCGACCGACTGGACGCCTTCGGTTTCCTCCTGGATGGCGGCAATGTGGCGTCCGAGCTGGTGGGGGTCGGTGAGAGTGTTCTCGTCCGGGGCGGCGATCACCGGGCTGGTGTAGGCGGAGGTGTCGCTGACGATCGGCATGAAGTCGGTGTGCAGCTCACGGTGGATGACACTTGCGTGTAGTTCGCTGCCGTCCCCGGTGATTTCGCGGTGGGCGAGGTAGTCGGCGGTCCGCAGTGCCAACTCCCAGGTGATGAAGCGGCGCAGCCGGGCGGGGTCGCGCTCGTCGAAGGCATTGACCGGGGCTCCGGTGTCGTAGCGCATGGTGTTCTTGCCTGCTGCCGGGTCGAACAGGTCCTTGTAGCGGTGGTTCGGCTCGGGGAGTGCTGCGGCAGCGCGTTCGGCCGCGAGGGTGGAGGTGCCCTCGAGGATCCGGCGTACGGCGGCATCGTGTTCGGGACCGTAGTCGGTGCGTTCGGCCAGGTTCAGGCCGATGCGGACCAGGGCGTGAGCGTTGTCGAGTTCGGCTCCGCTCAAGGATCGCTCGCGGGGGATCTCCCGGAAGGTCTGGAAGGCCGTGTAGGGGCCGCTGCGATCACGGTCGTAGTCGCGCAGCATTGTCATATGGGTGGTCAAAGACAGCACTGGTCGACCTGGGGTGGGCTGGGCAGGGACGTATCCGGTGTTCGGTACGACCGCCGGGGCGAGAACGTCGGCGAGCAGTCTGGGATCTCCGGTCTCGGCGGTGATGTAGCGGGCCGCCGATAGGGCAGCGAGGTCGACACGTGCGGTGTCGATCTGCCATCCGGCCCGGTCTGCGATGCGGCGGAACAGCTCGTACTGCGTCCGAGAGTTCCCGTCCGGGAAGGGATGAATCTCCGTCAAGCGTGACCAGTAATCGGCCAGACGGGTGACGAAGGTGTGGTGGTCGAGTCCGGTCAGGTTGTTCTCGGCGGCGAGATCGGCGAACAGTTCGTCGACGTCGGCGGTGGTGTCCTCGGGGCTCGAGTGGGCGATCGGCAGATTGCCCTGGGTGGTGGGCACCGTTTTGTACTGGCCGGCCCAGGCGTACAGGCCGTCGAAGGATCGCCGGTGTATCTCGCGTAGGAACTCTCCGGTGAAGGTGCTCGGCGAGGGAACGTCCGCGAATTCGTACATCGCCTGCGTGAACAGGCGTTTTTCGATTCTGTCGAGTGTTGGGGTGTCGGTGATGCCGAGAAGGTTCACTCGCGTGTCGGTTCCGGGGATGTAGCCCTCGATCGGGAGCGACGAGGCGGTCATTTCTCGGGGCGCTCCCCGCGTCGGAACTCGTTGAGGATGTCCTCGCGGGTGAGTCCGGCCTCGATCTGCTCGATGATGTCTCGGGGATCTTCGCCGCCGAGGTCGCCCGCCATCGCGCAAGCGGCGCGGATGTGCTGTGCGATGGTCTCGCGTGTCACCTCCTCGCCGAAGGGGGCGAGTCGTTCACGTAGGGACGGGTTTTCGGTCGTGTCGTCGTCCATGTCGGTCATGGTCTCCCCTGTTGGTGTGGTGTGGTTCGGACGTGGGGCGGGATCGGCCGCGGATCCCCTCCCCCACTGGTGTTCACGTTGTGGCTCCGACAGTAGGCGCACTCCCGAGTCGGGCGCGTACACGCTCGAGGCGTCGGGCGGCGGCGCGCTGGACACGGCCGATGGCGACCATGTGGTCGAACAGGTCGGCTTCGGGCAGGGTTTCGGCGGCTTCGGTGATGGCGGCTCCGGCGGTGCGAAAGCTGCGGCGGTAGGCGGCGCTGATGACGGCATGGGCGTAGTAGGGCGCGGCGGTGGGATCGGCGCCGGCGGTGGTGGCGGTGGTCAGGGCGTAGGCGAGTCGGCGGCCGTGGTGACCGGCGAGCCGACCGTGGCGCTCGAGGTGGGCCAGGACCATTGCGGGGTCGTGGGGCTGGCCGGTGTTCATCAGTGCGGCGATGGCGTCGAACAGTTCGGCGTGGAGTGGCTGGTGGAAGTCGTCGGTGGTGAGCAGGTCCACGATGTCGGCGGCTGCGGCGCGGGTGGCGAACAGCAGCGCGCACAGCAGCAGGGTTTCGGTGTCGGCGTCTGGGGGCGCGAACTCGTCGGCGCTGAGGTAGCGGTCGAGATCGGTCTGGTCGGTGACGGTCATGTGCTGATCCGTTCGTCGAGGGCGTCGGCGATGTCGAGCACGGGAGTCGGGTCGGGGTGGCCGATTGCCGAGTGGCCGATGGCGGCGCGAGCGATGACGCTTCCGTCGATGGTGATGGTGACTGCGCTACCGGCGGGCGCACCGTAGGCGAGCGCGAGCGTGCGCGCTGCTTCGGCGGCGTCGGAGGCGGCGGCCGCGTGGGTGAAGGTGCAGCCAGAATCGGAGCGCGCAACGGTGGGCGCGGTCAGCGTGACGGTCCAGACGATCATTGCGGCGCTCCTTCGGCTTGACGAGGTTTCCCCAGGTACTCATCCATTGTCGCTTAATTATCATGCTTTGTGAAGCCTTTTCGATGTGTTTTACATGATTGTATGGTTGTTTTTTGATTCTTTTGTGATGCGTAGGTGAGGACCGTGCCGGAGCCGTCGACCGAGGTTCGATGCCCCGGTCGACGGCCATGCGTGCCGGGGCCGGCACCCGGCGAGTGGCCTGGCCCGGTGGGCGGCCGACACGACCGCCCACCGGGAGGGGCGTTACTGCTCGTCGAGGGGGTCAAGTCCGGCGGCGCGGCGCTCGATGTCGGCGAGGGTGTAGCCCTGGCCTTCGACGGCGCGCAGGTAGAACTGCGACAGGTCGGTGGGCTTGCGCCAGCGCTCGACGCCGACCTGGGACTCGAGGGCGACGAGGATATGGGCGCGTAGCAGGACCAGGGCGCGGGGGTCGGTGGCGCTGGCGAGCTTCGCGAGAGTGTCGGACGTGGGGAGCATCTGTTCGGCCAGGGTGCGGGCGTGATAGGCGGCGGGGATCTGGGGCCACTTCGTCAGCACTGTTGCCACGAATGAGGCGGTGCCCTTGGGGGCGGTCTTGCGGGTGGTCTGCTGGGCGACCCACTTGCGGCGGACCTCGGTGGCGGCTCGCCATTCGCGGTTGTTCTCGATCACTTCGCGCCGCTGAGCTGCGCGGTCCTCGGCACTCTGTTCCTGTTCGGACTCGGCGGGGCGGGGGTGTCCCCACCAGGTGCGCCAAGGGGTGTCTTCGATATTGACGACGTGCCAGTACAGCGTGGTCTCGTGGTTTTCGACGACGTTCTCGCGGGGAATCATCCATTCCTCGCGGGCATCGCCCTCGGGTAGCTCGTCCACGATGTAGTCCGCGTCGACCTCGTCGCCGCTCTCGCGGTCGAAATAGGTGGTGCAGCTGTAGACGTACAGCCCGAGGTGTCCGAGGGCGGCGACTTCTTCGATGGCGGGCGTGTTGCCTTCTTCATCGGTGACGCGCTCGACCAGCTGGCTGGTCCCCTCCCCCACTCTCTCGTGAAGAGCACCGAGCGGCACGGCGGCGATGGAGTGTTCTGCGAGGTACGCCTCGGCGCGGGCCAGTGCGGCGTTGCGTTCGGTGCGGCGCAACCGTTCGGCGGCGAGTGCGTGGTCGAGTCGTCCGCTGCCGATGGCCCACTCGATGCGGCGGACGGCAGCGGGATCGTCGCCGAACTCGGCGAGGGCGGCGGCTTGTTCGATGGTCAGCTCGCCTCGTTGCACAGCGTCGCGCTGCTCGGTGTCGCGCAAGGTCAGGGCCGCCTCAACCTCGGTGCGGGGCGCCTTGGTGTGACGGGCGATCTTGGTGGAGGTCAGTCCGTGGTCGGCCAGGGCCTCGAACAGGGCCAGGCGCTCGCCGTTAGTGATCGCGGCGCGGTGTTCGTTCTCGCTCCACTGTGTGACGAGCCGTTCGACGGCGGCGTCGGTGCCATCGCCTTCGTCGCCGACAATGAGGGCGGGGATCTGGGTCAGTCCGGCCTCGAGGGCGGCGGCGGTACGGCGATGGCCGGTGAGCACGCGCAGGGGTCCGGCGGCGGTGCGGCACACAGTGATGGGGGTCAGAACCCCCTGCTCTGCGATCGACTCGCGGAAGGCATCGGTCAGGCGCAGGTCATGGCGGATGTTGGAGTCGGTGAGCAGGTCAGCGGGGTCGACGGTGGCGAATTCGGCGGTGGTTCCGTTGTTCATGACTCAAGTTTACATCTTTTTTGATGCGTTTTCGATGTTTCTTTGATTCTTTTTTCATGCTTTTCTGGTGACTGCTGTCACCCTTGGGGTAGCCGTAGCATTTGCCGAAAATCGGGCGGATATGGCGTAGTGCCCGGTCGGTGATCCGCTCGGCCTGTTGGGTCGAAACGATCGTCTGTCTCGCCACCGGCTCCTGGCGGGCGCGGCGTATCCGCCCAGCTCGCCGACGATCCGATTCGGGCCAGAACTCGTGTGGGACGTAAGGGCCCGCAACCCAAGGTTGTCAGGAAGTGCAAAGTAGCGGGATCCTGACGACAGGCTGGTGAATTCTCAGGCTCGTGGTGCAGCACTGCTGACGATGCGGTGGATGGTGGAGCGGCCGACGCTGTATTCCTCGGCCAGGTCCGCCAGGCTCGCGTCGTCGGCGGGGTCGTGGTAGCGGCGGTGGATTGTTTTCCGTGCCGTGAGAGGAAGTTTCGGCTGCTTGCCCTTGAGCCTGCCTTTCGCGCGGGCCTTGGCCATGCCCTCGCGGGTGCGTAGGTGGTTGAGGTTGGCCTCGAATTCGGCGACCATGGCCAAGGTTTGCAGGAAGAGCTTGCCGAACGGGTCGTTCCAGTCGTAGATCGAGCTCCCGAGTCCGAACAGCACCTCGCGCTCGCGCAGTTCGGTCAGGGTCTGGCCTGCTTCGGCCATGTTGCGTGCGAATCGGTCGAACTTCGGCGTGGTCAGCACTACCTGTCGCCCGTCGATGGCCGCCGCGGCGGAGGTGACGGCGGCGAGTGCGTTGTCGAGCCCGGCCCGGTTCTTGCGGGTGGTCCCGGAGAACCCTTTGTCGATGAAGATCCGCTCACGCGGCACTCCGAGCGCCAATAGCTGCTCGGTTTGGATCTCGACGTCTTGTTCGTCGGTGGAGCAGCGGCAGTATCCGACGCGGAACGGCTCACCCATGCCGAAAGTGTTCCAGATAGCGGGGGCTGACCGGCACAGTCAGCGGAACACCTCTACGGAACACCGGTGAGCTGGGCCGACGTTGGCTCTGCGTGGTGTTCCGGTGGCCGATCCGGTTACGGAACAGGTCAGGGGGTGTTATCGGTGTGTGGGGGTGTGTTGTGGGTGAGGGCGTGCTGGTGGGCGGTCCGCAGGATGGCCTCGGTGGGAGTGGTGCCGCGTAGCTGGTAGGCGTCGGGTCCGAGCCGGTCGAGGTCCGCCCCGAGCTCACGTGCGTCGATGGGGTGGCGGGCGCAGATGATCAGGAGCCGGGCGTGGGTGGCGTGGGCGAGTTCGGCGGCGTGGTCGACCACACGGTAGGAGCGGTCGGATCCGTCGGTGTCGACGATGATCGTGCGATAGGCCGTCATGACGGGCGTCTTTCACGAGAAGGGAGCGTGTTTTGCGGGGGAAATGGTCGAGATGTATCGGCGGCGTGGTGCGCGGCCGGGGGCCAGTACTGCCAGCACGATCGCCCCGACGGTGGTGAGGGCGGCCAGGGCGAGCGCGGCCTGGCCGCTGCCGTGCACGAACGCGGCCTTGGCGAACTCGGCCAGCGGTGCGGCCACCGGTCCGGCCTGGTCGGCGACCTGCAGCGCCGCGGCCAGGGAATCGGCGACCGGGCCGCGGGCGGGCTCGGGCAACTGGGGCAGGGCGGGCTGGATGCGGTGGGTGTAGCCGGCGGCCAGCACGCTGCCGGCCACGGCGATCCCGATCGCGGCGCCGATCTCGCGGGCGGCGTCGTTGACCGCGGCGGCGACCCCGTGTTTGGCCTCGGGGGTGTCGGCGACGATGGCATAGGTCGCCGGCGCGGTGCACAATCCCAGGCCCGCGCTCATGATCAGCAGCGGCCACAGCAGGTCGAGGTAGTGCGCGGCGAGTGTCAGCCGGCTCACCAGCACCAGCCCGGCGGCGATGGTGAGCAGGCCGGCCACGGTCATCACCCGTAACCCGACCAGGCTCGACAGCCACGGCGCGATCACCGAGATCACGACCAGCGGCACCACCATCGGCGCCAACGCCAGCGCCGAGGCCAGCGGCCCGTAACCGAAGACCAGCTGCAGGTACTGCACAAGCAGCAGGAATACCCCGAAGGTGACCAGGAACTGGATGGTCACCGACAGCGACCCGGCACCGAAACCACGGCGGGCGAACAACCGCACATCCAGCAGCGGCGCCGCCGAGCGCAGCTCGACGACCACGAAGGCCGCCGTCGCGGCCACGCCGACCCCGGCGGCGGCGGCGACGAGCGGGTCGGCCCAGCCGCGCGCGGGGAACTCGATCACGGCGAACACGATCGCCGCGACAGCGACCGCCACCGCCACCGCGCCCACCCAGTCCACCTGCGGATGCTCGCGCTGGCGGGACTCGGCGATGGTGCACGCCAACCCCGCCAGCACCGCCCCGGCCACGGTCAACCCTACGAACACCGATAGCCACGACCATCGTTCGAGCAGCACCCCGGCACCGAGAATCCCCAGTATCGCCCCGGATCCGGCGACCCCGGCCCATATCCCCACCGCCCGGCCGCGATGAGCGGGGGCGAACCCTGCAGTGAGGATCGACAGCGTCGAGGGCATCACCAGCGCGGCGCCTGCCCCGGCCAGCGCGCGCGTCGCGATCAACCAGGCCGGGTCGGACAGCAGCAGCGGCAGCGCCGAGGCGGCGGCGAACACCACCAACCCCACCACCAGCACCACGCGGCGCCCGTAACGGTCACCGACGGCGCCGGCGGGCAGCACCAGACACGCCAGCACCAGCGTGTAGCCGTCGACGATCCAGGTCAGCTGGGCTTGGGTGGCCCCGGTCGCAAGCGCGATCTGCGGCAACGCCGAATACAACGCCGCCATCGCCGCGACCACCAGCGCCACCGCCAGGCACGACACCGCCAGCATCCACCACTGGGCCCTGGTCCAGCGGGCGATCTCGACAGTGTCCGTTCCGGGTGTGGCCACCGGCACCTCCCCGACTTTGAAGACCAACGGTATCTGTACGAGACCATTCGTATCATAGTGGTTGGGGGGTGGGATAGAGTTCACCCATATCAAGAGTTCAACGACACGAATTCGGAGGAAGGCGCGTCCATGACCGACTCAGGCCCGGCGGCGACCGACCCGCTCGCCGCGGACGACGAGCAGGCCGATCCGCGACTGGCGCGCTCACGCAACCGGTTGCTCGACGCGGCCACCCATCTGCTGTCCACCGGCGGTGTCGAGGCGGTCACCGTCGAGGCGGTCACCCGCGTGTCGAAGGTCGCCCGCGCCACCCTCTACCGGCACTTCGGCAGCACCACCCAGCTGCTCGCGGCGACTTTCGAACGACTACTTCCCCAGGTCGACACACCGACCGGCACCGGGCCCGTGCGTGAGCGGCTCCTGGCGCTGCTCGCCAGCCAGGCCGACCTCATCGAACAGGCTCCGGTGCAGATGACCACCCTGGCCTGGCTGGCGATGGGTTCCATCGGCGAGGACCACCCCGACCCGGCCGCGGTCACCTCGCTGCGCGCGCGCGTCATCGAGCAGTACCGCCACCCGTTCGACCAGATCCTCACCAGTCCCGAGGCCCGCGCGATGCTCGGCGAGCTCGACACCACCTTCGCCATCATCGAACTCCTCGGCCCGATCGTGTTCGCCCGTCTCACCGGATTACGCAGCATCGACCACGACGACTGCACCCGGCTCGTCGACAACTTCCTCACCGCCCACCGAACACCCA is drawn from Rhodococcus rhodochrous and contains these coding sequences:
- a CDS encoding universal stress protein; this encodes MTAYRTIIVDTDGSDRSYRVVDHAAELAHATHARLLIICARHPIDARELGADLDRLGPDAYQLRGTTPTEAILRTAHQHALTHNTPPHTDNTP
- a CDS encoding TetR/AcrR family transcriptional regulator produces the protein MTDSGPAATDPLAADDEQADPRLARSRNRLLDAATHLLSTGGVEAVTVEAVTRVSKVARATLYRHFGSTTQLLAATFERLLPQVDTPTGTGPVRERLLALLASQADLIEQAPVQMTTLAWLAMGSIGEDHPDPAAVTSLRARVIEQYRHPFDQILTSPEARAMLGELDTTFAIIELLGPIVFARLTGLRSIDHDDCTRLVDNFLTAHRTPTPADTAIDIATP
- a CDS encoding recombinase family protein, producing MGEPFRVGYCRCSTDEQDVEIQTEQLLALGVPRERIFIDKGFSGTTRKNRAGLDNALAAVTSAAAAIDGRQVVLTTPKFDRFARNMAEAGQTLTELREREVLFGLGSSIYDWNDPFGKLFLQTLAMVAEFEANLNHLRTREGMAKARAKGRLKGKQPKLPLTARKTIHRRYHDPADDASLADLAEEYSVGRSTIHRIVSSAAPRA
- a CDS encoding DnaB-like helicase N-terminal domain-containing protein, with the translated sequence MTVTDQTDLDRYLSADEFAPPDADTETLLLCALLFATRAAAADIVDLLTTDDFHQPLHAELFDAIAALMNTGQPHDPAMVLAHLERHGRLAGHHGRRLAYALTTATTAGADPTAAPYYAHAVISAAYRRSFRTAGAAITEAAETLPEADLFDHMVAIGRVQRAAARRLERVRARLGSAPTVGATT
- a CDS encoding Fic/DOC family protein; the protein is MTASSLPIEGYIPGTDTRVNLLGITDTPTLDRIEKRLFTQAMYEFADVPSPSTFTGEFLREIHRRSFDGLYAWAGQYKTVPTTQGNLPIAHSSPEDTTADVDELFADLAAENNLTGLDHHTFVTRLADYWSRLTEIHPFPDGNSRTQYELFRRIADRAGWQIDTARVDLAALSAARYITAETGDPRLLADVLAPAVVPNTGYVPAQPTPGRPVLSLTTHMTMLRDYDRDRSGPYTAFQTFREIPRERSLSGAELDNAHALVRIGLNLAERTDYGPEHDAAVRRILEGTSTLAAERAAAALPEPNHRYKDLFDPAAGKNTMRYDTGAPVNAFDERDPARLRRFITWELALRTADYLAHREITGDGSELHASVIHRELHTDFMPIVSDTSAYTSPVIAAPDENTLTDPHQLGRHIAAIQEETEGVQSVAVVLMTDQLVHDRPDRTIDWRTIDPEALRAATHAANYHDDPPEGIEPDPALEDAMRVAGREAFAAELARAITTELPAAAPDLGTVDAAQRYEKHWDVLAHRSYALLENSPERNETYEPLTTAIPVAEEPRHATSTRTDDAPEAAKPNPADGEPHRNLTHADEVGEEQSSLSTVKALHGPPQVHHTPPQPNSRPPAIHEHQPSTPDLHLGPQL
- a CDS encoding MFS transporter, whose product is MATPGTDTVEIARWTRAQWWMLAVSCLAVALVVAAMAALYSALPQIALATGATQAQLTWIVDGYTLVLACLVLPAGAVGDRYGRRVVLVVGLVVFAAASALPLLLSDPAWLIATRALAGAGAALVMPSTLSILTAGFAPAHRGRAVGIWAGVAGSGAILGILGAGVLLERWSWLSVFVGLTVAGAVLAGLACTIAESRQREHPQVDWVGAVAVAVAVAAIVFAVIEFPARGWADPLVAAAAGVGVAATAAFVVVELRSAAPLLDVRLFARRGFGAGSLSVTIQFLVTFGVFLLLVQYLQLVFGYGPLASALALAPMVVPLVVISVIAPWLSSLVGLRVMTVAGLLTIAAGLVLVSRLTLAAHYLDLLWPLLIMSAGLGLCTAPATYAIVADTPEAKHGVAAAVNDAAREIGAAIGIAVAGSVLAAGYTHRIQPALPQLPEPARGPVADSLAAALQVADQAGPVAAPLAEFAKAAFVHGSGQAALALAALTTVGAIVLAVLAPGRAPRRRYISTISPAKHAPFS
- a CDS encoding ParB/RepB/Spo0J family partition protein; amino-acid sequence: MNNGTTAEFATVDPADLLTDSNIRHDLRLTDAFRESIAEQGVLTPITVCRTAAGPLRVLTGHRRTAAALEAGLTQIPALIVGDEGDGTDAAVERLVTQWSENEHRAAITNGERLALFEALADHGLTSTKIARHTKAPRTEVEAALTLRDTEQRDAVQRGELTIEQAAALAEFGDDPAAVRRIEWAIGSGRLDHALAAERLRRTERNAALARAEAYLAEHSIAAVPLGALHERVGEGTSQLVERVTDEEGNTPAIEEVAALGHLGLYVYSCTTYFDRESGDEVDADYIVDELPEGDAREEWMIPRENVVENHETTLYWHVVNIEDTPWRTWWGHPRPAESEQEQSAEDRAAQRREVIENNREWRAATEVRRKWVAQQTTRKTAPKGTASFVATVLTKWPQIPAAYHARTLAEQMLPTSDTLAKLASATDPRALVLLRAHILVALESQVGVERWRKPTDLSQFYLRAVEGQGYTLADIERRAAGLDPLDEQ
- a CDS encoding flavin-containing monooxygenase; amino-acid sequence: MTDYDAVVIGGGQSGLAAAHALSTRGLRTGLLEAGDEPVGAWPHYYDSLTLFSPAKYSALPGLAFPGDPQRYPRRDEVIDYLRRCAAGLDVDIVTGSRVETVTCDTGVYTAHTTTGSSVTAPILMAATGYFGSPNTPPLPGLDTFGGTVLHTSDYRGPAALAGQNIIVVGAGNSAVQIATELAEVAIVTLASRRPPKFMPQRPFGRDVHFWLTVTGFDRAPLGPLLRTPPTQQVLDTGRYRRALASDNPQPRPLFTGLDGDRVTWPDGATTTADTLVLGTGYRPHLPYLTGLGALDGSDRPLHRQGVSTTHAGLGYVGLEWQRSLSSASLRGVGRDADRVAGRVVAAARARRALPIGP